The Theobroma cacao cultivar B97-61/B2 chromosome 1, Criollo_cocoa_genome_V2, whole genome shotgun sequence genome contains the following window.
AATGCTTTGATTTAATACATTTTGATTTTGGGGGGTCCTTAttctattactattttatgTGGTGCGCATTAGTTTCTCACATTTGTGGGTGATTATATTCATTCAACTTGGGCTTACCTAGTGCAACACATATCTTAGACTCTTTCTTACATTAAGCACGATTTTGCAATGGTTCAATCTCAATTTAATGTTACCGTTGGATTAATATGTACCCATAATGGTAGGGAAGTGTTTAACCCTGGTGCtcagatttttcttaattcaTTTGGTGTCATTCATTAGCATTAGCATAGTTGTGTTGATACACCACAATAGAATGGTGGGGTTGACAGTAAACATCTCCATCTTCTTAATGTTTCTCGCGCTCTTAGATCTCACTCAATCttcctttaaaattttagGAGTAGTGTGTTCTTGCTGctacttatttaattaattgtattCCCACCAAAGTTTTTACATGGTAAATTCTCACATGagattttattccaaaaaacTCTTATCGTACTCTGATCTTTGTGATTTTGATTGCTTATGTTATGGACAACATACTAAGATTAAACACAAATTTGATCAAGCTGGTGTTTTTAAGTATCTTCTCGCGGTTAGTCCCTTTGTTTTGTGATATTCAGTAGCCTTGCATATTGCAACTAAATTTGTCTACCATGAGCACACTTAACACATTGAAGTTGATTGCCATCTCGTTCATGAGAAACTCCAGGCTGACATCATTCTTTCTTGTTCCATTTCCAACACAAACCAACTTATGGATTTATTAACAAAACctcttgattttcatttttttatgcaCGCATTCAGAATCTTCCTAGTCCAACTTGAGTGAAGTGTTagattaatattttctttttattagaTCTCTGTACATATTTAGTCAAATACtcttctatatatatatattttattttctaatcactacaaaacaaaataatttagtcttaattatattttcttggcacttttcatttaatttctttgtttaaaaAGCATCTCTTATATTTTCTTGACACTTTTCATTgaatttctttgtttaaaaAGCATCTCCTGGTCTTTATTGGACTAACACATCAATCACAATACTCTGAAACATCTTATGGCATGCTTGGTTCACTGGAaagaatagaatagaaatAGAATAATCATTCCAAGAGAATAGAATAGAGgaagaatagttattatgtaGATTAGTTCATGGGAATGAAATAGGATagaaattgttattattacttattcCATTATTTGATTGGCaggaataattttaagaatggttaaggaataatgggtaaatgataaaaataccctttattaaaatttaaagattttttaattaaaaaaaaactatgatgagaaataaatactctttattaaaattaaagaatttattttgttaaaaaataaaaatattctgagcaataaaatcaaaataacttttactataattgaataatattttcaccaaaatacaaacatatttttattataatttaataatattttgtattagaagataattaaaccttttattataattaaataatatttaatattaaaagataaaatatattctttattaaatttaaataatacaaaataatattctttgttacatttattatattcaattaataatattaagtaATATGCTTTATAATGTTTATTATAGTGaaataatgtttaaatattttcatttcccttttttggaaaatgaagtaaaaatttttgtgttttttgtgCTTTAGAGAGAGgaggaggaagagagagaaaaaaataagtttagtattttttataaggtaattttttaaattataaaatgatatatttgtctaatcaactttttttcttattcccaacaATTTGGAATAGTTATTACTAAGGAGGGCCTTAGTAATGGCTATTCAGGCTTCTCTTGAAATGGTTATTCTGAAGAATAGTCATTCCATTAAAGCAAATGCAGTTTTATCTcaagaatgaaaataagagagaaataGCTATTCCATTCCCCCCAACCAAGCATGCCtttaaagtttttgttttttctttcagcAAAAGGCTCAATCTCAAACTTGACAGTCCCAAATCCACTCATATTTGCCATTGACCTGACTTTGATATCACTTGCTATAATAAATACACAACCAAGTAAGTAAAAGCGAAAAACCAGacacaaatatttaattttcttgtaaaaataTTCCAAAAACTTTCACCAGCTGGATCACTAATCGTTTTCAAAGTCTCTCACAATCTCTCATACCCAATACCCATTATACTCAAGAACCTTGTCTCCCACTTTCTTAAGATATCTTTCAACTCTCAAATCAATACTCTCTCAATCCTGAATATAAGAATATATTTATGGACATCCAAAAGATTCTAAACTAATTTACtataataaaatgttaattaccaaaataactttaccaaattaaaagaatatgTGCACTTATTATATTACGTCAAATGCTCATACACAACCATTTGACATATTTAATTCAAGACAtaatgtatgaaatttttttaaaattattaaaaaaatttaagtaaatttttatttttctgttaTGCTCAATTAAATCtctagatttttattttatatcaaatagTCCTTTATAACTAATGGCTAACTAATTGcaattagtcaaaatattacttatcatttttatatcaTATGGCGTTGATGTAGAAGATGAAAAATACCACATGGTCATATCAGTACGGTAcgtcatcatcaattatgatatgtcaaCATGTCATATCTACGCTATGtgacataaaataacaaataatattttaagtaatAATCATTAGGcaaccattaattataaagatttatttgactcaaaaataaaaatataaaaacttgattgaacaataaaagaataagagcttaattaaattttttaaataatttagaaatacTTTTAGATATTATATCTTAATTCAATTACCGATGAAATAGCACTTTCTTAATTTCTATTCAATCTTATGAAGCATGTTAAAAGTTTTTAACAGTGATACCTGAATACATACTCTATTGGTTCAATGCTGGGAAATTGTGGATTAGGATTAtactattttttaattcagaaagcaagaaaaaaaaaagttacatGGAACATAAGACTGAAGTAGCATAATTTGTCTTTAGAATTAACGAAACGGCAAATTGCAATGATTGTCACTTCACTTCTGAAATGCAAGGTAGAAAAGGTCTCCCTAATGGTGGATCAAATTAAACTTCTAATTGGCAGCATTGCAATGGTCGTGGTTAAAGTTAATAATGTACATAAAAGACGCACTCTTTTGATAAAGATGGTCTGAATAGTCGGTggcttttgttcttttcttatttggCTTTTATTCTCCAAGGATTTAGAGAATGACCATTCACTCTTTAGACTTTACAAGAAACCAGACCTCATTTCACACCTCAGTTTCCACTATATATAGTGTACATTGATTGCCATGAAAATCTCAACAGcccaagaaaacaaagaaaagaatgtTCCATTCCAAGAAGCCAACATTTAACACTTATGATCGAACTTGTGTTCAAGGGGACTCTGGACTTGTCCTCACAACAGATCCAAAGCCTCGTCTCCGGTGGACGGTTGAGTTGCATGAACGATTTGTAGAGGCTGTTACCCAGCTTGGAGGACCAGACAGTACTCCCCATTCATATTACTTCCCAATCAATCTGCTTGATGTTAATTCTTGTTATTGTTTCAGGTGATTCCTCTCCTTGTTTATGTTGTAGCTaatcttttgttttatttctctttGAAATGTAGAGGCCACACCAAAGACCATCTTGAAGATCATGGGAGTTAAGGGTCTCACTCTTTACCATCTAAAGAGCCATCTCCAGGTGTTCTTTGCCACCATTCTTCTATCTTTGTGTGCTACTTGATCATTTCTGCTGTTTTCTGATTTTGGTTCTTCAACTATGTAAAGAAATTCAGGCTTGGGAGACAACCACAAAAAGATTTCAATGACCAGTCAGTTAGCGACAGCAGGAAAGGTGAATTACCTTCCTATGCTTCCAATTTCATTTCTATTCTTCATAttattaatagaaaaatatcaGTTCCTTACAACTTTTGACCTATATATTATTTGGCAGTTTCAGAGTTTTACTTCTCCAAAACTGCTACTGGTATAAGAGCTTGCTGTTTAAGTGATCAGTATGTGAAATTCAAATCCTTCTTTTgatcaaagaaacaaaactctATTAATGATGTTTCTTTCTCTGGCCTGTTACATATATGTAACTTGAAATCAACTTTCAGGAGTGTGCAACAAACAGGAGGAGTTAGATTGCAAATGGAAGGAGGAGGTATATTGAATGAAGAGCTTGAGGTAAGAAAGAAACAGAGGAGAAAACTTTTCAGCCAAACCATGCATATTCATATTTTGGCAATCCTTATTCTGTTTACGCTGTACCAGGTTCAGAAACACCTTCAAATGAGGATTGATGCTCAAGGAAAATATATGCAGACGATGCTGGAGAAAGCAGCTGCACAAACACTTTCTGAGGAAAATACTAACTCTCAATGCTACAAATATTTTGGTTTTCAAAAGTATGGGAACATGGGAAGCATGAACAATCTAGATTTTGTTTCCCACGTGAATGTTCAATCTCTGGAGGAATTGCACTCTATACCAGCATCAGAAACTGCACATATGGAAAAACAGTGGAAGAAGCTAAATATCGAGAACCTTGAGAGTCCCATAGTTTTTTGGTCTGACGATTTACTGCCAGAAAATATTGTGATAGCAACCGCTGATTATAATTCAGATGGAGATTCTTTCAAAGATGATCACCTTTGAATCCTGTCGCTACATTTTCTTCATATCTAGATAGTAGGCTACACACAAAAAGGTGTTAGTCTACAGCTCTAAATGTACCAAAGAAGATTAGCAATAAAACCTTTCGAAAATTTTGAGATCCTTCATTTCTTGTGGTATCAAATTACCCTTAATTGAAACAGAGCAGGTTACTATGCACCCTTTTTTTCTTAGTATAGTTGGTTAAACCTtgatttctttcctttttttaatttttgaaaacgAAGTGAAAAGCAGGATGTAATAAGCTCCATTGATAAAGGGTTGGGATTAGCTGAATGGAATGAGATTCAAGGTTGGAGCTAAATTACTCTCTTGTatccaaaaaataaacaaagcgTACAGTAACATGCCGGTCAGATCAGCTCTGGATATCTGCGTTAAGTGTTAGCTCATTGATCCCTCTAATGGTTTGGGAACTTGTGAACTTCGAATGTTTAGATTATTCAGGTAATCATGTTGAGGTCGCCGACATTCTAAGCTAGGGTTGTTTTCTAAATTCCACCAAGTGTACAGGCAAAAGTTATGAAACGTTAAGCACCCTGCAGTTTTTAACGGCTGAGGATCCACAGCGCCGAAAGACAGTTGGACGGACCACCTTCACCGCAAATGAATCTTTTGATGCAAAAAACTTTgcatattttttactttaaaaagaataaaacgCCTTTCATATTGCTAAAAGCCCACGGCTTCTGGAACAAGTGTTGGTGCATTGATTCAAAGGAAATtggattatgatttattgaaTGGTGCATTGAC
Protein-coding sequences here:
- the LOC18612288 gene encoding myb family transcription factor APL isoform X2, whose protein sequence is MFHSKKPTFNTYDRTCVQGDSGLVLTTDPKPRLRWTVELHERFVEAVTQLGGPDKATPKTILKIMGVKGLTLYHLKSHLQKFRLGRQPQKDFNDQSVSDSRKEFYFSKTATGIRACCLSDQSVQQTGGVRLQMEGGGILNEELEVQKHLQMRIDAQGKYMQTMLEKAAAQTLSEENTNSQCYKYFGFQKYGNMGSMNNLDFVSHVNVQSLEELHSIPASETAHMEKQWKKLNIENLESPIVFWSDDLLPENIVIATADYNSDGDSFKDDHL
- the LOC18612288 gene encoding myb family transcription factor APL isoform X1; amino-acid sequence: MFHSKKPTFNTYDRTCVQGDSGLVLTTDPKPRLRWTVELHERFVEAVTQLGGPDKATPKTILKIMGVKGLTLYHLKSHLQKFRLGRQPQKDFNDQSVSDSRKVSEFYFSKTATGIRACCLSDQSVQQTGGVRLQMEGGGILNEELEVQKHLQMRIDAQGKYMQTMLEKAAAQTLSEENTNSQCYKYFGFQKYGNMGSMNNLDFVSHVNVQSLEELHSIPASETAHMEKQWKKLNIENLESPIVFWSDDLLPENIVIATADYNSDGDSFKDDHL